Genomic segment of Populus nigra chromosome 14, ddPopNigr1.1, whole genome shotgun sequence:
ATAGGACTTCTTCCTCGAAGAAAAAGAAGgtaaacagaaacaaaaatagtttagagttttcaaaattaattagattGTTTCCTTCTTGTGTACTAAGAAAAATTAACCTAGAAAGTGTGATTTGTCGATCAAGGAAATGACAGGGAAGAGCTTGAGGCttccatttttgttttcaaaatacgaAATTGGGGACATTTCTTCCTACCAGTCATGCATATTGAGGATGACTTGTATActtgaaaattaacaaaaaacattaaGGAAAAATTAGTGGTTGCCTTAAGACAGTAACTGTTGATGTTTTGAAGCATTTCATGTTCAGATGCGATACAAGAGAATCTCGAGAAACATAACAGgaacaaaagaaaagcaaagtgATCAGGCATATGTGCTAGCTAGAGCCACttgcttccttctttttttaagccGTGCAAAGATACCGTGTCCATTGACATGAATTAAAGGCTAATATTATTAAGAACTCTGATCCAAAATCAGAAAGGGAAAAAGATAGAGCTTTCATATACGAATATGTATCTGCATGAAGACAGGAGTGGGGGTAGTTTGCTAGCTTCCATGGATGTCCAATCCATAGGTAGGATTTATTCTACCACTTATTCATTAGGTATAATTAGGGTGGCTCAAATTATAACATACATTTCATGTTTATCAAGAAAATGTGAGAGGATGTTGCTAGCTTTATCTAGCTTAATTGGTAATCAAAGTCACTTAAAATTgtatgtgtttgtgtgtgtgtgtgttaatgaTAAACTGTATATGCTTTCTCAAGGCATTTGTCAAGAATTCGGAGGAAAAAtcgagagaagaaagaaaggtgTATTTATACCCTTTATTTTGCTTATTTACAAATTGATCCCTAAGTATTTTAATGTCTTAAATTGGCCCCTTCATTCTTTTAACCAATTTTAATTGTTACATTAACTTTTTCATTGTTCAATTGTCTCCTTAATACCCCTTTAAAATAATTCtcattgaaattatatttttatttattattttatatatataatttttttttaccgagGTTTTACATTAATGCTTTTTTTGTCCCTTAATTTAAGACAagtacaatttcatcctttttctaTCGATGATATTTGCTTATTTAACTCAAAcctaaaataatacaatttcacATTTTATTGTCAATGATTTAACTTTGACATTTCAGCTCTACATGTctgttatggtttttttacttttaaaaaatatattatttcgcataaaaaaatatattatgcgctttattatcatgtaattaaatgaaaaataaactttgggataaaaaaattatttaatccgGTGACATGCATAACTTTCATCGCGTGTGTGTTTGGTTGACTCAAATTCACTctgttttttaatcatattttttttcactgatttcatctttcaatattgagttgattcgGGATTGaactttctaatttattttttaatattattttcatgagTTTACAGGTTAGCCCAAGTTAATCCAggtagatcaatttttttcaccttagtatttaatcaaaatatctttcaattcatagttaaaatcaatatttcttttttagaaaacatgttATCAATCAATCAATACCTGAACATTTTCTTTTATCCTCGAAAGAAATTCTATTACTGCCCGCAGTGAAAATCTAAATCAAGTCATTACATACTCCCTTCTTGTTGAAACAGATGAAATTAATTACTGGgaaattacaagaaaaggaACATGTGAATGTGACATGATGCTGggttcaccttttttttttttttccctagaGCCATACTTTGTTCGCACGCATGCACTTTTCTCTAATGATTTGGGTTGATAACTAGCTAGAAATGTTTGTTTGTGGTCCAAAACATTCCTAGTTAAACCTAGCTAGGGTTCAgtaattttgacaaaaattaacGAAACCTGCAAGGATTGCGTGTAATAAAAATAGAGAGTGGCAAAACTAGGTAACTTGGCCTTGTTCCCCATGAAACACCTTGCACAAGAATCACTACCTACCTGATATTTAGTTCCCTCAGTGAAGACTCATAAACAGTTCTTACTTTTAATCAAGATTCCATACTTCACAAACCATTCTTTGCAATGGTTCTGATCTCTCAAGTGCTTGTGTCTAATTTCCTTTTCTGTCCACATCAAGACCGCCTTTccacttttttatatttttggccTCTTTACCCTACCTCTCCTAGCATAAAAGCCCAGACCCCTCTCGTTAGATTCTACAACCAAAgcttcaagcaaaaaaaaaaaaaacacctgtTCCCTCTCCTCTCCAGCTTTAGCatcatcttctcttctcctgTGTATTTGGTTGCCTAAAATGACAGGGAAAAGGACCCAGATCAGCCCAATTGGAAGCCCCTTGTCTGAGAACATCTCAGAAAGCTCTTCCAAATTAGAGCAGGACCGATTCCTCCCCATCGCCAACGTAAGCCGGATCATGAAGAAATCCCTCCCAGCAAATGCAAAGATATCCAAAGAAGCCAAGGAAACTGTCCAAGAGTGTGTCTCTGAGTTCATAAGCTTCATCACAGGCGAAGCATCCGACAAGTGTCAACGAGAGAAGAGGAAGACTATAAACGGTGATGATCTTTTGTGGGCTATGAGCACACTAGGGTTTGAGAATTACGTTGGATCCTTGAAGGTTTATCTCAACAAGTATAGAGATACTGAGGGAGAGAAAAATTCTATGGCTAGACAAGAGGACCACTTATCTCCCACTAACCATGGTTCTCTTGGTACTCATGAAACTATCAAAGTCAATGGTTCTCCTTCTCTATCAACTGGGATGGATCTTCAGAGTTTTAACGCCGGACTCTACTCACTCGGCACGGAAGTAACAGCCAAGAGCTATGGACAAAACACAAGGTTCCTTGGTTATCAAGAGAGTTCGATGGTTGGTGATTTCAACATGAATAAGATACGCGATCATGGAGACAGGAATGGCAATATAGCTATGGCTGGTCAGCTTCATCACGGGGTTGGCTGGTAGAGAGAtgttatacacacacacacacacacacacataattaTGTAAgcttatttctttctttgttaagTTAATTAACTATCTACATCTACATGTccacatatataaagttattgCAGATTCTCTTGTGCTCTTAAAAGTATGAAGATCGTAGAGCTTCGAAGAATCTCCATGAAATCTTATGTCTGTTCATTCAATACATAATTCAATTACTACACTCTGTTTGTTTAGGAGTACTGTATTATTCTTGTggtaacactttttttttgcaATCGATCAATATCTTATACTGATATGTAAAAGATGTTAGCCATATGCATGATGGCCTctaaaaattcatcaaatatcCAGTTTTAATTATATGCAGACCATAAGgaataaaagaattgatctgAAGAACATAACCTCTTAGTATAGTACAGCAGTCTATTTCTAAACTCAAGCAATCACGCAAGCTAGAAACAGGTcgtagggactgtgaaatccaCACTACTTTCGCTTCTATAGCTTGTGAGATTAAAACTGCAGTAGTTTATCTTCTCAGCACTCCAAACATGAAACACCAGCCCATGAGTGAAGCTGAAGACCAGGATATAATGATTTTGCAGAGTCAAGTGAACCACAGCAATTAAGTAGTAGTGAGTTTAAAGGAGAGTGATAAAGTTAACGAGGTTAGTAACAATTCCAAATACAGCTGAGCTAGCTAGTCAACCTCAAAGAGACAGCGATTGTGTAGGTGGGAATTGAGCCTCTAACCCCAAATGCTCAAGTCCAACGATATTTCATCAGGGATGACTACTAGCATCATCCTTAATTCCAAAATAAATCCGAAGAAGAGTCGAAGATCCAAGTTGAATTGGAAACGGGATTCTGGAAATGCCTAACCAAGAATCAATCAGGTTAGAGTCAAAATTCCGTTATTGATTGCTGGCGTTCTCATGACTAGTCTCTAAAACAGGTTCACTAGCCTCCTCATCATGGGTGCTTCCAAAACTGCTTCActgttttaattcattttgcTACTATTAGTGTCGTGGACTGGAGCTGTTGACTAGTCTCAAAAACAGGTTCACTAGCCTCCTCATCATGGGTGCTTCCAAAACTGCTTCACTGTTACCATTAGTTTCGTGGACTGGAGCTGTTTAACTTGAGATCTAACAAGGGAAACACACAAATTGTTACTGTGAATGTTAGAGATCAATTTGACTACCACAGAAAGTGGAGGACTGTATTGCTACCTTGACAAAAGGGCCAAATTCCCCACAGGGAGATTCCAGCTCGACGTAAACCCCAAACTAAGATCAATGAAGATTCTtctcaaaataaattcatctgGTATCAGTTCATTTCATCAGttcatcattttaaaatattccgATGGTGCACGATAttttatctagaaaaaaaaatcacctccACGAAGTTTGCGCTCACCCCATAGTATTCGGGCCAGGTCTGCATGCGAAGACTGCGTCGTCTTTTTTCTCCTGATTCCACCTCGAAAGTACTCGGCCCagcattataaaaaattctcacCTACTGGCAGTGGCGCCTACCTTTTCTCCCACTTTCTCACCACAAGGACCCCCATCGAATATTTTTCAAGTTCGAATGACTCAAAACTCAACACAGAGCCACACACAAACTTTTTTATACTTCCAACGAGAGATTCTCTTTTTTTGACCTTTGGCTATTCTAGCCAACAAGTTACTAAAATTCATCTACCTTTATATTAATAACGGTGCAAAACACATAATTAACAGTCTTCGTCAACATTTCCACCTATCACTATTATACAGTTCTTTACTTTTCAAGATGAGCTACCATAAACCAGATTTATAAATACATTGAATCATCATATATAAAGGGATTACTTTTTCATATTGaacattttcaaatttaatatatattttctctaaattttctcatgacataaatatcaaaaaacatttcattttataaaaaacttgttttgtttcAGAATTTACAAAGTCCAAACATCAAGCTCATATGAAAAACTCAATTTCTGGGTAAAGTTATTCATAACTTTAATAATGATATCGCttgtgaaaattaaataaaaagttaattcaTTTCCTTTCACTACTCACCACAACTCTACAACTCTTTCATAGTTGACAAAACTCTAAGACAAAATAGAGTAATTGATCTTCTTACCACAAGGACTCTGACTTCCTCAAATCTCCAACAACTCTTCCATTAGGTGCAAATATTTAATGATGTGGTTATAACTATGAAACTATATTTATGCACTCTTCCTCCTAGATAATAACAAGCTCTCATGTATACACCACTAAGTATGTGAAGACAACTAATGAGATGGGGCAGAATGAATTGCAAACAAGTAATGCTCACACTCCTACTCTTAAAATGAGTTACATTCATCGCTCTTATATGGGATGCTCCAAACGAGGATTTAGTCACTATCGATCTTTATCTAAGTCTCACTCATTTACccctcataagaaaaaaaaaaaacttatgcatgACACATGACTTTACAAGCTCCTAAATACAGCCCCCATCAAGTAGGAGAATCTTCACTTTTTCAAAGAGTATTGCATACTCAACTCTCTAAATTCTCCTTAAAAGCCAATGATGTAGGTAAAAGTTATAAAGATagcaacaacataaaaaatataagatttgatGGACGAAAAGGGTTGTAAAGGTGAACCATAAATTCATGGTTTTATTCTCTGAAATATAATTCTAGTAGTATTTGTCTTATTATAGGTTTATAAGACCTTTAAATAAGCCATAAAACCCTACATttactagaaaataaatatgaatctaaaagcataaagaaaattaacacaaaatctaaattaaaataataaatatgaaaaactaagaaaaataacaaaattaactcaaaCAACAACTTTTGAGCCTAATTTTGGGAGAACCAATGGTCCAATAAAAGATGAAGTCactttgaaaaggaaaattatatGTAGAATCACCTGGAAAATTTGAGTTCAGTCCAATGGTATCTTTTATTATTGCCATTTTAAACCGTTATCCTAGCTTGACACGACCAGACCTCCGTTAGAGTCTAAACCTATTTCATTTATCCATAAAAACAACTGTTAGGTCATCTACATGGTTGGCTATGAAAAATCTCCATTCAATTAGTAAATCCTCACTCAAATGCTTAAAACATTTAGTTTCCATAAGTCCAGCTATATCATCCATCTTAAACAACAATGAGGGACTTACATACCCTCGATAtcatatacaaaatataaaaagcatTACAAAGCTTGTCACATAGGACAACAATGTTATATGCAAAGTTCTTTCATAGTTTATACAAAGCTCATCAttgacaatttaaaattattatttttttatgttttttatcattttaatatgaggatattaaaaaataatttttaaaaaataaaaaatattatcttaatataatattttaaaaaataataattaacatactTTTAAACACccactaataaaataaatgcatttAAATACATACACGAAAATTAATCAGAACAAAAGTAAAAGTACAGGTACTAAACTTAATTATCACAAGTACTAAACAGTACAGACAGACAGTCCCACCGATAAAAAAACATCCTTGGACGTGATAACTCAACCCTCCCCAACACGCGCTCTGTTGTTTCCGATACAACTTCTAATAGCTTCACAGTCCTCTCTCTCTGGTAATAATTTTGAGGAGGcctcctcttctcttccatGGACACCGATCCATCTCCCTCTCCTTCTCTGAAGATCCAAGAACCAACGCCCACTGATCATTCAAATCCAGCGGTGGAGAATGATTATAACCTTAAACCCAcatacagaaaaaagaaaaaaagaatctttAAAGACGCAACCATAAAGCCGCCGCCGCCTtcgtcatcttcttcttcctctgttaCTGCCTCTATGAATAGAAGTTCGCACGTAGCATACAAACGACGAAGCCCCAAGGTGGTTTTTGCTCCGCTTAGGCACAGGGGCGGTGTAGGGGATGGTAATGTGGAGGCTATTGCATTACATCTTGGGATGTCTTTTGCTGCTGTTGTTGCTCAGGTTTCTTCAATTTTCTGTTTTGCAAGCAATGAGATTGAAATTAGTGGTTTTGGTTCATAAAGTTTGGTTCTTTTTGGTGTCTGTTTAGTTTCTTAAGGTGATATGCTTGCGTTGGGCAATTTTAGGGTTTCccttttttttggttatatGTTATTCAAATTTGTATGCTACTGGTTCTTGCTTTTCTAGGTTAAATATGTTGATTTGTTGGAATTGAGATAGATGGTTTTGGAATGCTATGGAGATTGTTGGTAGATTTTCTTATGTTGTGGAGTGTTTAGCTCTCTGAATGCACTTTGAGTTTATGTATTGACTTAGATATGCTGCCACGGAACTCCAACGTGGGTTACAAACCTTTGGAAGTTAGCCTTTGATTAACTATATCTTTCACGAAATTCAGTGATTGACTTGAATAATGTTCTGTAAGCTGGTATTACAATGATTAAGGGTTTGGTCTGTGAATAAAAGGTTTCTAAGCAACTGTATCAAAAATGTATGGATTTAATGTACAATTGAAGGTCATTAAGATAAATGTAAATTTCTTAGAGACAGATATCCACCTTTTATCCATTGTTTTGGTGCTAGGGGAAAGCAGTAGGGGATAGAGACAGACCTTTCATGCTGTTATTAATGTGGATGTTCTATTGCTATTTGCATACCGCATGGCTTGCAGTTACTTGCATGCTTTTACTTGTATGTGCGTATATTGTTAGTTGCATGTTTCTTATTTTGCTTACATAAATCTTTTCAAATCTATTAGTCTCTTATGGCTTACTTTGATTTGTGCATTGATATGTATCTAATTAGTGTATCCAAAGCAGTGTCCAGTATTTTATTCAACACTATGCTTGCAGTCTAATAACATTTGGtggttgaattaattttgatattaggtTTACAGTTTACAGTTACTCATGCAATGAAAAGTTTCATCCTTGTGGGATGTATGTTTGTCGCAGCAGttgtattcttttaatttgtattaCTTGGTGAATCAAAAGGTGAACTGGACTCTGCCTTCTCTTAAATATACAGAATAGATTGGTGATTGGTTATGAAGTTAACCTTTAACATCTTCAGAGCTGTTTGTTTGAACCTGAGATCTTGACGTTTTGTATTGAGTCATGACTGCTATTTTTATCAATAGTCTTTCGTTTTTGTAAAATgaaaacattagaaaaaaattaattccattTGTCTTCCTTTTTAAGGTTTTGTTTTCACTTTCTAATTGTCATATGTATACTATTAGCTTTTTCTCCCTTTGGTTTCATTCAGGAATGTTCTGTGAGATTTCTGATCTTTCTAATGAAATGACTTGCCTTATgaaaaatctcattaaaaacATGCTGATGGCTTTTTCACAGTAATGGTGCAAGGTCTAAAGCATCTTTATCACATAcccctttttttaatgattagtATTTGTCGGTTGAT
This window contains:
- the LOC133673587 gene encoding nuclear transcription factor Y subunit B-3-like: MTGKRTQISPIGSPLSENISESSSKLEQDRFLPIANVSRIMKKSLPANAKISKEAKETVQECVSEFISFITGEASDKCQREKRKTINGDDLLWAMSTLGFENYVGSLKVYLNKYRDTEGEKNSMARQEDHLSPTNHGSLGTHETIKVNGSPSLSTGMDLQSFNAGLYSLGTEVTAKSYGQNTRFLGYQESSMVGDFNMNKIRDHGDRNGNIAMAGQLHHGVGW